The following are encoded together in the Mycteria americana isolate JAX WOST 10 ecotype Jacksonville Zoo and Gardens chromosome 2, USCA_MyAme_1.0, whole genome shotgun sequence genome:
- the LOC142405179 gene encoding E3 ubiquitin-protein ligase TRIM7-like, translating into MARAVLALGESLQAEATCPVCLELFSEPVITECGHSFCGPCMAAVLGTPPRPAACPQCRATVLPGSLRPNRSLRAVAGLAEALGDEARRPRCPAHGEALGLFCESCRTPLCPLCREGPQHRDHRARPAEEAAQQLRETLQSNLVFLQKEKEEFKPKGEKKSDELLGKVALERQRLRDTFKQLQQFLQEQEAIMLAQLDQAHGELTKECRKYVSSVSERKSLLDTLIAEIEKKRDQPVVEFLMDVGKTLSSCEVAKTPIPEPVSLELQRTVTSLSEMSQLVAGAVAKFKVNLLSEMDRERVKVTLDPETANPNLILSKDRKTVRLGDRLQNLPETPLRFTGSPSVLGSQGFVAGRHYWELEVGDGDSWAVGVAMESVRRKDSLSMAMGKIWALRLDWNRQYTALHMPPAPLVLKEEPRRIRVHLDYEAGQVTFYNAENMTQILQFKASFTEKVFPYFWLWSPETYIQLCA; encoded by the exons ATGGCGCGGGCCGTGCTGGCCCTGGGCGAGAGCCTGCAGGCCGAGGCCACCTGCCCCGTCTGCCTGGAGCTCTTCTCCGAGCCCGTCATCACCGAGTGCGGCCACAGCTTCTGCGGCCCCTGCATGGCGGCCGTGCTGGGgaccccgccgcgccccgccgcctgcccccagTGCCGCGCCACCGTGCTCCCCGGCTCGCTGCGGCCCAACCGCTCGCTGCGGGCCGTGGCGGGGCTGGCGGAGGCCCTGGGGGACGAGgcgcgccggccccgctgcccggcccaCGGCGAGGCCCTGGGCCTCTTCTGCGAGAGCTGCCGCACCCCCCTCTGCCCCCTGTGCCGAGAGGGGCCCCAGCACCGCGACCACCGCGCACGCCCCGCCGAGGAGGCCGCCCAGCAGCTCCGG GAGACACTCCAGAGCAACCTGGTTTTtctacaaaaagagaaagaagaatttaagcccaaaggagaaaagaaaagtgaTGAGCTGCTG GGGAAGGTGGCCTTGGAGCGGCAGAGGCTGCGGGAcaccttcaagcagctgcagcagttcctgcaggagcaggaggccaTCATGCTGGCCCAGCTCGACCAGGCGCACGGGGAGCTCACCAAGGAGTGCCGCAAATACGTCTCCAGCGTTTCGGAGAGGAAATCGCTGCTGGACACTCTGATTGCGGAGATAGAGAAGAAACGTGACCAGCCAGTGGTCGAATTCCTTATG gATGTTGGCAAAACTCTGAGCAG CTGCGAAGTGGCAAAGACCCCGATCCCGGAACCGGTTTCCTTGGAGCTGCAGAGGACCGTTACGAGCCTCTCTGAGATGAGCCAGCTGGTCGCGGGTGCGGTGGCCAAATTCAAAG TGAACCTGCTGAGCGAGATGGACAGAGAAAGGG TGAAGGTGACATTGGACCCAGAGACAGCAAACCCGAACCTGATCCTCTCGAAGGACCGCAAAACCGTGCGGCTGGGAGACAGACTGCAAAACCTCCCTGAAACCCCCCTGAGATTCACAGGCAGCCCCAGCGTCCTGGGCTCCCAGGGGTTTGTGGCTGGGAGGCATTACTGGGAGCTGGAGGTAGGGGACGGGGACAGCTGGGCCGTGGGGGTGGCCATGGAGTCCGTTCGGAGGAAGGACTCGCTCAGCATGGCCATGGGGAAGATCTGGGCCCTGCGGCTGGACTGGAATCGCCAGTACACGGCGCTCCAcatgccccccgccccgctggtGCTGAAGGAAGAGCCTCGGCGGATCAGGGTCCACCTGGACTACGAAGCGGGCCAAGTGACCTTCTACAATGCAGAGAACATGACGCAGATCTTGCAGTTCAAGGCTTCCTTCACCGAGAAGGTCTTCCCATACTTTTGGCTCTGGTCACCAGAAACTTACATCCAGCTGTGTGCCTGA